One Tetrapisispora phaffii CBS 4417 chromosome 2, complete genome genomic region harbors:
- the SCH9 gene encoding serine/threonine protein kinase SCH9 (similar to Saccharomyces cerevisiae SCH9 (YHR205W); ancestral locus Anc_4.384) — protein sequence MSEVQIAPELLSGSSTGNVTPTSGSDSTDRLVTRSGLSRLFNNGNSPNLLNIRYQANEICDSEEERDGLPRYDSASYEMSIVDSETDPSTTSNINQLSSNENFTKGILKVNVSGISHYNVSSHANSLKMLISYDDVSMSSYGRKSSNIEQAFSSSDTNENTTSNRFGTWRENESNNNFNTNEYLSPIEWSTTIVFDVTNDNSNVHISLYNGLQEDRLIGNASFIPETKYLTTNIIRGWYTLTGGESSERGDENGEGKYRLYVEYDYQVEHGKKFVPENFELLKLLGKGTFGRVYQVEKKDTGKLYAMKVISKSHIIKKNEIGHTLNERNILVKNVINSCPFIVNLKYSFQTNENLYLVTDFKSGGELFMHLQYCGTFEESRSRFYAAELVLALEYLHDNDIIYRDLKPENVLLDASGNISLCDFGLSKLDIKGKTRTFCGTTEYLAPEILTEKSGYTHMVDFWGLGILMFEMCCGWSPFKAPTIQLVYNNIVFSKIKFPKCNLSQDGRNFIKQLLNRKPDHRLGSNDGARELKKHPFFKDIDWVAMLKKEIEPPFIPILNSDKDTAYFDKEFTKIPKEKLSSHSNYYDNELSNSMQNCFSGFTFEEDSILSTNKKQQWIPAAFPEDSDLLMKDVNIETRVSATQEWRTNRLDTTFEPLDLHDNGNNKYIPLNPSLLRYEGIDSRE from the coding sequence ATGTCAGAAGTTCAAATTGCTCCTGAATTGTTGTCTGGTTCTAGTACTGGAAACGTGACTCCAACTTCTGGTTCGGACTCTACAGACAGACTAGTAACTCGTTCTGGTTTAAGTAGGCTTTTCAATAACGGTAATTCACCCAATCTTTTGAACATTAGGTACCAAGCAAATGAAATATGCGACTCTGAGGAAGAACGTGATGGCTTACCAAGATATGACTCGGCTTCATATGAGATGAGTATTGTTGACTCGGAAACCGATCCCTCGACGACGTCGAATATAAACCAACTGTcttcaaatgaaaattttacaaaaggAATTCTAAAAGTAAACGTTTCCGGGATTAGTCACTATAATGTTAGCAGTCATgcaaattctttaaaaatgcTGATATCTTATGATGATGTATCAATGTCAAGCTATGGTAGGAAATCGAGTAACATTGAGCAAGCTTTTAGTTCAAGTGACACGAATGAGAATACCACATCAAATAGGTTTGGAACTTGGAGAGAAAAcgaatcaaataataattttaataccAACGAATATCTTTCTCCAATTGAATGGTCGACTACTATAGTCTTTGATGTAACTAATGATAATTCGAATGTACATATATCTTTATACAATGGCCTTCAGGAAGACAGGTTAATTGGCAATGCCTCATTCATTCCtgaaacaaaatatttgacTACTAATATAATCAGAGGGTGGTATACCTTAACTGGTGGGGAATCATCTGAAAGAGGTGATGAAAATGGAGAGGGAAAGTACAGACTGTATGTTGAATACGATTATCAGGTTGAGCATGGCAAGAAGTTTGTTCCAGAAAATTTCGAACTTTTAAAACTACTGGGAAAGGGTACATTTGGTAGAGTGTACCAAgttgaaaagaaagatacAGGGAAACTTTATGCAATGAAGGTAATTTCTAAATCgcatataattaaaaagaatGAAATTGGTCATACCTTAAACGAAAGAAATATACTTGTCaaaaatgtaataaataGTTGTCCATTTATcgtaaatttgaaatattcatttcaaACTAATGAGAACTTATATCTCGTAACTGACTTTAAAAGTGGTGGTGAATTATTTATGCATTTACAATATTGTGGAACCTTTGAAGAGTCTCGTTCGAGATTCTATGCTGCAGAGTTAGTTTTAGCGTTGGAATATTTGCACGACAATGATATAATTTACAGAGACTTGAAACCagaaaatgttttattaGATGCAAGCGGAAATATTTCACTATGTGATTTTGGCCTATCGAAACTGGATATAAAGGGAAAAACACGTACGTTTTGTGGAACTACAGAGTACTTGGCTCCAGAAATATTAACTGAGAAGAGTGGATACACCCACATGGTTGATTTCTGGGGTCTTGGGATATTAATGTTTGAGATGTGTTGTGGATGGTCCCCATTCAAAGCACCAACTATTCAGTTGGTGTATAACAACATTgttttttcaaagattAAGTTCCCAAAATGTAACCTTAGTCAAGATGGCAGAAACTTTATTAAACAACTTTTGAATAGAAAACCAGACCATCGTCTCGGTTCAAATGATGGAGCTAGAGAATTGAAGAAACatccattttttaaagatatagACTGGGTAGCAatgttgaaaaaagaaattgagCCACCTTTTATACCAATACTAAATTCTGACAAGGATACTGCttattttgataaagaatTTACTAAAATACCTAAAGAAAAACTATCTTCGCATTCGAATTATTACGACAACGAATTATCAAATAGTATGCAGAACTGTTTTTCTGGATTCACTTTCGAAGAAGattcaatattatctactaacaaaaaacaacaatggATTCCAGCTGCATTCCCTGAAGATTCAGACTTATTGA
- the MNL1 gene encoding alpha-1,2-mannosidase MNL1 (similar to Saccharomyces cerevisiae MNL1 (YHR204W); ancestral locus Anc_4.383): protein MVWYYTELYLVLIYFISLLDIATASDHSRGQDFAPYHFTDKELIYYRNEVKSLFYESLDNYLEIAYPFDELLPISCVAKKRNFDDPGDIITNDVLGNFTTTLIDALTTVAVFNDRDKFKELVNLVKETFPNGFAIDSTIQVFETTIRILGSLISAHLYATDPSKKVFLGDDYDGCLLDLAIDLGDRLLPAFLTNTGLPVPRINLLTGLNGLTMDLVQENNVAALGCPMFEFTMLSVLTNDAKYEIMTRYAFDKVWSLRSDLDLLPMSLNPQTLAVYTQISGIGASIDSIYEYALKGAILFDDQDLYEVWHDSYTALNINSKQDWLYANVHQYTSMLATPWIDSLSAFFPGLQVLNGDIEAATYQNLMSLKLWDTYGGIPERWNFQPDCPLQGLNNSELVDKVLPLEWYPLRPEFIESTYYLFRATNDPFYLNTGAHILKDLKTRFKQKCGLAGIQDIRTGEPQDRMESFVLSETLKYLFLLFDDKNEIHKTRDNIIFSTEAQPMWISTELKHRYSRNRYFNETIYVDHIRYVVDEDKRKLEKELKNSKNSKQFDLVKGIKRIYNEEAMSPAMQQIHDRFKYQISEYYKPGMCVISNFTQHKDRYQNKVMLSSNLLNNFSKLFEIENIYNETLIKPDYLKYYDQMEINDQFYKIWSSGKAISTPSSSTFSMDIVIDLPGKLRWNMLGNGDIQLDTMYGRRKIRLEKIYPNDLDTYGNYAEETVFSRLDRNDIRSERCIEVGNNTSVPYIYRATRINGIFLSESNNIYINKKAFISDEAHEGGAKFNLFDNFGLNKDHHLLLECIPIVNIFLE, encoded by the coding sequence ATGGTCTGGTACTATACTGAACTATATTTAGTTCTGATCTATTTCATTAGTTTATTAGATATTGCCACAGCATCTGATCATTCTAGGGGACAAGATTTTGCTCCATATCATTTCACCGATAAGGAATTGATCTATTATCGAAATGAGGTGAAAAGCTTGTTTTATGAAAGTTTGGACAATTATTTGGAAATTGCATATCCATTTGATGAACTATTACCTATATCATGCGTGGCAAAGAAAAGGAATTTCGATGATCCCGGTGATATTATTACCAATGATGTATTAGGAAATTTCACGACAACATTAATTGACGCTTTGACAACAGTTGCTGTGTTTAATGATAGggataaatttaaagaattagTAAACTTAGTGAAAGAGACTTTCCCCAATGGGTTCGCCATTGATTCGACGATTCAAGTCTTTGAGACAACAATAAGAATTCTGGGTAGTTTAATATCAGCTCATTTGTATGCGACCGATCCGTCCAAAAAAGTATTTTTAGGGGACGATTACGATGGATGTTTATTGGATCTGGCGATAGATCTAGGCGATAGATTGTTACCTGcatttttaacaaataCAGGTCTTCCAGTTCCAAGAATAAATCTATTAACAGGCCTTAACGGATTGACTATGGATTTGGttcaagaaaataatgttgCAGCTCTAGGATGTCCAATGTTCGAATTTACTATGTTATCTGTCCTTACAAATGATGCAAAATATGAGATTATGACACGATACGCTTTTGATAAAGTATGGTCTCTAAGATCGGACTTAGATCTTCTCCCAATGTCTTTGAACCCTCAGACCTTGGCTGTATATACACAAATATCGGGAATTGGTGCATCGATTGATTCTATATATGAGTATGCTTTGAAAGGTGCTATCCTATTTGACGACCAGGATTTGTATGAAGTATGGCATGACTCTTATACTGCTTTGAACATTAATTCGAAACAAGATTGGCTCTATGCTAACGTACATCAGTATACTAGTATGTTGGCTACCCCTTGGATCGATTCTTTAAGTGCCTTTTTTCCAGGTTTGCAAGTCCTAAATGGTGATATCGAAGCTGCAACATACCAAAATTTGATGTCTCTGAAATTGTGGGATACGTATGGCGGTATACCTGAACGTTGGAATTTCCAACCAGACTGTCCGTTGCAAGGTCTCAATAATTCAGAATTAGTTGATAAAGTTTTACCATTGGAATGGTATCCGTTAAGACCAGAATTTATAGAGTCAACTTATTACCTATTCCGTGCAACAAACGATCCATTCTACCTCAATACTGGTGCccatattttaaaagatttaaaaacaagatttaaacaaaaatgtGGTTTGGCTGGAATTCAAGATATTAGAACTGGAGAACCTCAAGATAGAATGGAATCTTTTGTTCTCAGTGAGACATTGAAATACttatttttactatttgacgataaaaatgaaatacaCAAAACGAgagataatataatattcagCACCGAAGCCCAACCTATGTGGATCTCTACTGAACTGAAGCACAGATATTCAAGGAATAgatatttcaatgaaaCTATATATGTTGATCATATTAGATACGTtgttgatgaagataaaagGAAACtggaaaaagaattaaaaaattcaaaaaattcaaaacaatTTGACTTGGTTAAAGGTATTAAGAGAATTTATAACGAAGAAGCAATGAGCCCTGCAATGCAACAAATACATGATCGCTTTAAGTATCAAATATCAGAATATTACAAACCAGGAATGTGCGTGATTTCTAATTTCACGCAACATAAAGACAGATACCAAAACAAGGTAATGCTAAGTTCAAACCTATTAAATAACTTTTCTAAACtgtttgaaattgaaaatatctATAATGAAACTTTAATCAAACCAGACTATTTGAAATACTATGACCAAATGGAAATCAATGAccaattttacaaaatttgGAGCTCCGGTAAAGCGATCTCGACACCTTCTTCAAGTACATTCTCTATGGATATCGTAATAGATCTTCCCGGGAAGTTGCGCTGGAATATGTTAGGCAACGGTGATATTCAATTGGATACAATGTACGGTAGAAGAAAGATCAGGCTTGAAAAGATATATCCAAATGATTTGGATACCTATGGAAATTATGCTGAAGAAACTGTATTTAGTCGATTGGATAGGAACGATATTAGGAGCGAAAGGTGTATTGAAGTTGGCAACAATACTAGTGtaccatatatatatagagcAACAAGAATCAAtggtatatttttatcGGAAAGCAATAATATCtacattaataaaaaagcTTTCATTTCAGATGAAGCCCACGAAGGAGGTgcaaaattcaatttattcGATAATTTTGGTCTTAACAAAGATCACCATTTGTTACTAGAATGTATTCCAATtgttaatatctttttagAATAA
- the TPHA0B00260 gene encoding 40S ribosomal protein eS4 (similar to Saccharomyces cerevisiae RPS4B (YHR203C) and RPS4A (YJR145C); ancestral locus Anc_4.382), which produces MARGPKKHLKRLAAPHHWLLDKLSGCYAPRPSAGPHKLRESLPLIVFLRNRLKYALNGREVKAIMMQRHVKVDGKVRTDATYPAGFMDVITLEATNENFRLVYDVKGRFAVHRITDEEASYKLGKVKKVQLGKKGVPYVVTHDGRTIRYPDPNIKINDTVKIDLASGKITDFIKFDAGKLVYVTGGRNLGRIGTIVHKERHDGGFDLVHIKDSLDNTFVTRLNNVFVIGEPGKPFISLPKGKGIKLSISEERDRRRAQSGL; this is translated from the coding sequence atggCTAGAGGTCCGAAGAAGCATTTGAAGAGATTAGCAGCTCCACACCATTGGTTACTAGACAAACTATCTGGTTGTTACGCCCCAAGACCATCTGCTGGTCCACATAAATTAAGAGAATCCTTACCATTGATTGTTTTCTTGAGAAACAGATTAAAGTATGCCTTAAACGGTCGTGAAGTTAAAGCTATCATGATGCAAAGACATGTTAAAGTCGACGGTAAAGTCAGAACCGATGCTACCTACCCAGCTGGTTTCATGGATGTTATTACTTTAGAAGCTACCAACGAAAACTTCAGATTAGTTTACGACGTTAAAGGTAGATTCGCTGTCCACAGAATCACCGATGAAGAAGCTTCCTACAAATTAGGTAAGGTCAAGAAGGTTCAATTAGGTAAGAAAGGTGTTCCATACGTTGTTACACACGATGGTAGAACTATCAGATACCCAGATCCAAAcatcaaaatcaatgaCACTGTCAAGATTGACCTAGCTTCTGGTAAGATTACTGACTTCATCAAGTTTGATGCTGGTAAATTAGTTTACGTTACTGGTGGTCGTAACTTGGGTAGAATTGGTACTATCGTTCACAAGGAAAGACATGATGGTGGTTTCGATTTAGTTCACATCAAGGATTCCTTAGACAACACCTTCGTCACCAGATTAAACAATGTTTTCGTAATCGGTGAACCAGGTAAGCCGTTCATCTCTTTACCAAAGGGTAAGGGTATTAAGTTATCTATTTCTGAAGAACGTGACAGAAGAAGGGCTCAATCTGGTTTATAA
- the SMN1 gene encoding Smn1p (similar to Saccharomyces cerevisiae YHR202W; ancestral locus Anc_4.381), whose translation MLLKNSVVLFTLLNEVYCWPIQGVFDSITKHAGFNDGGGDTFRNLNLGSVNFIHTTDTHGWLGSHLTQKNYDADWGDFITFIDLFKSKRLLEDQDLIVIDTGDKEDGNGLSDASFPRAINSSRIFNELDYDLLTLGNHELYNGAITTQEYKYTAMSNKFKDKYVSSNVEYINDSGEAVPFGKKFVYFETQNSKTRILSLSFLFDFNVSNERVKVTPALEEVKESEWFKKMTEQYSEDSIDMLLVFGHIPMTDHQNKEINKLHEFLRSKYPNIVIQYFGGHSHIRDFVQLDTKATGLQSGRFAETVGFLSINDLKTEKPKFFRRYIDFSKASFCHHLHLDDAELFYTKKGKQISAMIQDIADELELTEVYGHVPQNYYFSTRPVNANDSIYHLLTSTILPRLNTTLSDARVGRYIMINSGSVRYDMFKGDFTKNTEYIVSPFDNNWEYIKIPNKIASKIAAYLNGDNYIITLGQPHMISKSFVKTDSVNDKGNCPSIALPFLTEGYTTSDDFGCDGDDRLHNSQREYKIPNVVQSTENLQFAQDDDIVHFVFYNFMQRNIIDAVNWIIQINKYKDKIISSDNVKKYGGSSVKLLLREYIQEISM comes from the coding sequence ATGTTGCTTAAAAATAGTgttgttttatttacaCTCTTAAATGAAGTTTATTGCTGGCCAATACAAGGTGTATTTGATTCTATAACAAAGCATGCAGGTTTTAATGATGGTGGTGGTGATACATTTcgaaatttgaatttaggGTCTGTTAATTTTATACATACAACTGATACTCATGGTTGGTTAGGGTCCCATTTAacacaaaaaaattatgatgCTGATTGGGGGGATTTTATAACATTTATTGATCTATTCAAGTCAAAGAGGTTATTGGAAGATCAAGATCTGATTGTAATAGATACCGGGGACAAAGAGGATGGCAATGGCTTGAGTGATGCCTCTTTTCCCAGAGCAATTAACAGCAGTAGgatatttaatgaattagatTATGATCTGCTGACATTAGGAAACCATGAGCTATATAATGGAGCTATTACAACACAAGAGTATAAATATACAGCGATgtcaaataaattcaaagataAATATGTTTCTAGTAATGTTGAATATATCAATGATTCAGGTGAAGCAGTACCTTTTGGGAAAAAGTTTGTCTATTTCGAAACCCAAAATTCAAAGACACGTATTTTgtctttatcatttttgttTGACTTTAATGTCTCAAATGAGAGAGTTAAAGTGACACCTGCCCTTGAAGAAGTTAAGGAGAGTGAATggtttaaaaaaatgacCGAACAATATAGTGAGGATTCTATAGATATGTTACTAGTTTTTGGGCATATTCCAATGACTGATCATCAGAATAAGGAAATCAATAAGTTACATGAATTTTTAAGGTCGAAATATCCAAACATAGtcattcaatattttggaGGCCACTCGCATATTCGTGATTTTGTTCAACTAGATACTAAAGCCACAGGTTTGCAAAGTGGAAGATTTGCAGAAACGGTTGGCtttctttcaataaatgATCTCAAAACTGAGAAACCAAAGTTCTTCAGAAGGTACATAGATTTTAGCAAAGCCTCTTTTTGTCATCATCTGCATCTCGATGATGCAGAATTGTTCTATACCAAAAAAGGTAAACAGATATCGGCTATGATACAAGATATTGCTGATGAACTGGAATTGACAGAAGTATATGGGCATGTGCCacaaaattattactttTCAACAAGACCTGTTAATGCAAATGACAGTATTTATCATCTTCTGACATCGACTATTCTCCCAAGATTGAACACGACTTTGAGTGATGCTAGAGTTGGAAGATATATTATGATTAATAGTGGATCAGTTAGATATGATATGTTTAAAGGGGATTTCACTAAAAATACTGAATATATCGTATCTCcttttgataataattggGAGTATATAAAAATTCCAAATAAAATAGCATCAAAGATTGCAGCATATCTTAATGGAGATAACTATATTATAACTTTGGGTCAACCGCATATGATCTCTAAGTCGTTCGTCAAAACTGATTCAGTTAATGATAAAGGTAATTGCCCTTCTATTGCTTTGCCATTTTTAACGGAAGGATACACAACGTCAGATGACTTTGGGTGTGATGGTGATGATAGACTTCACAATAGTCAACgagaatataaaattccTAATGTAGTTCAAAGTACTGAAAATTTACAGTTCGCTcaagatgatgatatagTGCATTTCgtattttacaattttatgCAAAGGAATATCATTGACGCAGTTAATTGGATAATACAAATTAATAAgtataaagataaaataatcaGTAGTGACAACGTCAAAAAATATGGGGGTTCATCTGTAAAACTTCTACTACGAGAATACATTCAAGAAATTAGTATGTAA
- the MGM101 gene encoding Mgm101p (similar to Saccharomyces cerevisiae MGM101 (YJR144W); ancestral locus Anc_4.380) produces the protein MFLRSRVSARSLDGLGNVVRNIHVSRVVKDYSNDTSAAKPSGYGSSAAKSSSYGSSASKSSNYGSSGATKSATNFPTGASLASTAAPATTSIAVKRVPGYTTTLEKKLNGGVLGNIEASSGNAVENVPGDIDWYKSWHKIGSSPFPQKVQTELEKPLDLEDIEIKPDGLIYLPEIKYRRILNRAFGAGGWGLAPRSDTIVTQKLVTREYALICLGQLVGVARGEQDYFSESGIPTATEGCKSNALMRCCKDLGIGSELWDPVFIKKYKKEHCVEKFVEHVTTQKKKKIWLRKGRPVEYPYK, from the coding sequence ATGTTTTTAAGAAGCCGTGTCTCTGCACGCAGTTTGGATGGACTTGGAAATGTTGTTCGTAACATTCATGTCTCTAGAGTAGTTAAAGATTACTCCAATGATACTTCTGCTGCTAAGCCATCTGGTTATGGTTCCTCAGCTGCCAAGTCTTCTAGTTACGGCTCTTCTGCCTCCAAGTCGTCTAATTATGGATCTTCTGGAGCCACTAAGTCTGCTACTAACTTCCCGACTGGTGCATCCCTTGCATCGACTGCTGCTCCCGCTACGACTTCCATTGCAGTTAAACGAGTCCCAGGTTATACTACCACACTGGAGAAGAAGCTGAATGGTGGCGTTCTAGGGAATATCGAGGCTAGTTCTGGTAATGCAGTAGAAAATGTACCAGGCGATATTGATTGGTACAAATCGTGGCATAAAATTGGTTCCAGCCCATTTCCACAGAAAGTCCAAACCGAATTGGAAAAACCTTTGGACCTTGAGGACATCGAAATCAAACCAGATGGACTGATCTACTTACCTGAAATCAAATACCGTAGAATACTTAATAGAGCATTTGGTGCAGGTGGATGGGGTCTTGCCCCAAGAAGCGACACCATCGTCACTCAAAAATTGGTCACAAGAGAGTATGCTCTTATCTGCTTAGGCCAATTGGTCGGTGTTGCAAGAGGTGAACAAGACTACTTCAGTGAGTCAGGTATTCCAACAGCTACGGAAGGTTGCAAAAGTAATGCCTTGATGAGATGTTGTAAAGATTTAGGCATTGGGTCCGAACTATGGGATCCAGTATTCATTAAGAAGTATAAAAAGGAGCATTGTGTTGAAAAGTTTGTCGAACACGTAACTACccaaaagaagaaaaagatatGGCTGAGAAAAGGAAGACCAGTCGAATATCCATATAAATAA
- the PMT4 gene encoding dolichyl-phosphate-mannose-protein mannosyltransferase (similar to Saccharomyces cerevisiae PMT4 (YJR143C); ancestral locus Anc_4.379), with translation MAVVKRNKSKSVDVDESENKYSKGVEKVEFIGQRWLSQPLPDAEPTYNTWMYIVTTIAFITRFYKIWNPKEVVFDEVHFGKFASYYLERTYFFDVHPPFAKMMIAFIGFLVGYDGSFKFEEIGMPYDKNPAPYIAYRSFNALLGTLTVPIMFLTLKELNFKAITCAFAALLVAVDNAHVTETRLILLDAILIISIAASLCCYVRFYKEQLKAPFSTSWYIWLYATGLSLSFVISTKYVGVMTYVAIGIPVIVNLWQLLDIRTGLTLHTFARHFLRRLNGLVFAPFIVYLFWFWCHFSILINSGPGDAFMSQDFQETLNESALAKEAKQINYFDIVTFKHKDTEAYLHSHLLNYPLRYEDGRVSSNGQQVTGYVHEDKNNEWEILPVKELKSKIGQPVLQGEQIRLRHVSTDTYLLTHDVASPLYPTNEEVTTVSEEDANGERYQQTLFTLQPVNKKDNGRKIKSKMTSFRIFHVDTAVALWTHNDELLPDWGKSQQEVNGNKKVTSSENTWLVETIVNLDEARKIYYPKVIKTLPFISKWLEAQRLMFEHNNKLSSEHPFASEPYTWPGSLNGVSFWTDDEKKLQIFFIGNIIGWWFQVISLAVFVGLVCADLITRQRGYYALNEITREKIYGPLLFFFIGWCCHYFPFFLMGRQKFLHHYLPAHLIAALFSAALWEVIFSNTKTEDPSKDDKDAAYNTTAVVIHDKQLSLFFLIVSVAVVGFFIYFAPLVYGDISLTPEQVQSRKWFNLKLHFAK, from the coding sequence ATGGCGGTTGTCAAGAGAAATAAAAGCAAGTCGGTTGATGTTGATGAATCGGAGAACAAGTATTCTAAAGGGGTTGAGAAGGTAGAATTCATTGGCCAACGTTGGTTAAGCCAACCTCTTCCGGACGCAGAACCAACTTACAATACATGGATGTATATTGTTACTACCATTGCTTTCATTACTAGATTTTATAAGATTTGGAATCCTAAGGAAGTGGTTTTCGATGAAGTCCATTTTGGTAAGTTTGCTTCCTATTATCTGGAAAGAACCTATTTCTTCGATGTCCATCCACCTTTTGCTAAGATGATGATTGCTTTCATTGGGTTTTTAGTTGGTTATGACGGTTCATTTAAGTTCGAAGAAATTGGAATGCCTTATGACAAAAACCCAGCACCATACATTGCCTACCGTTCTTTTAACGCTTTATTAGGTACATTAACTGTTCCTATTATGTTCCTAACACTAAAGgaattaaatttcaaagcTATTACTTGTGCTTTTGCTGCTCTTTTAGTTGCTGTTGACAACGCTCACGTTACGGAAACAagattgattttattagatgcaattttgattatttcaATCGCAGCATCATTATGCTGTTATGTTCGTTTCTACAAAGAACAACTAAAGGCTCCTTTCTCTACCTCGTGGTACATTTGGTTGTATGCTACTGGTTTATCTTTATCATTTGTCATCTCTACCAAATATGTTGGTGTTATGACATATGTCGCTATAGGTATCCCAGTCATTGTCAATCTATGGCAATTGTTAGATATCAGAACTGGATTGACTTTGCACACTTTTGCTAGACATTTCTTGAGGAGATTAAATGGGTTGGTATTTGCCCCATTCATCGTATACTTATTCTGGTTCTGGTGTCACTTCTCTATTCTGATCAATTCTGGTCCAGGTGATGCTTTTATGTCACAAGATTTCCAAGAAACTTTGAACGAATCTGCATTAGCCAAAGAAGCAAAGcaaattaattattttgacATTGTCACTTTCAAGCACAAGGACACCGAGGCTTACCTACATTctcatttattaaattatccATTACGTTACGAAGATGGTCGTGTTTCTTCAAATGGCCAACAAGTTACAGGATATGTCCATGAAGATAAGAACAATGAATGGGAAATTCTTCCAGtcaaagaattaaaatcaaaaataggTCAACCTGTTTTACAAGGGGAGCAAATTAGATTGAGACATGTTTCTACTGATACATACCTATTAACACACGACGTGGCCTCTCCATTATACCCAACTAATGAAGAAGTTACAACTGTTTCAGAAGAAGATGCCAATGGTGAACGCTACCAACAGACGTTGTTCACTCTGCAACCAGtaaacaaaaaagataatGGTCGTAAGATAAAATCCAAAATGACATCTTTCCGTATCTTCCATGTTGATACTGCTGTTGCTCTATGGACACACAATGACGAATTGCTTCCAGACTGGGGTAAATCTCAACAAGAAGTTAATGGTAACAAAAAAGTTACTTCTTCAGAAAATACTTGGTTAGTTGAAACTATTGTTAATTTAGATGAAGCCAGGAAGATATATTATCcaaaagttattaaaaCGTTACCATTCATCTCCAAGTGGTTAGAAGCCCAAAGATTAATGTTTGAACACAATAACAAATTATCCTCTGAGCACCCATTTGCTTCTGAACCATACACATGGCCAGGTAGTTTGAATGGTGTATCCTTCTGGACTGATGACGAGAAAAAACTAcaaattttctttattgGTAACATTATTGGATGGTGGTTTCAAGTCATTTCTTTGGCTGTGTTTGTTGGCTTAGTTTGTGCTGATTTAATTACCAGACAACGTGGATACTATgcattaaatgaaattacaagagaaaaaatatatggtccattattattcttcttcatcgGATGGTGTTGTCATTACTTTCCATTCTTCTTAATGGGTCGTCAAAAGTTTTTACATCACTACTTACCAGCTCATTTAATTGCTGCCCTATTCTCTGCTGCTCTGTGGGAAGTTATTTTTAGTAATACCAAAACTGAAGACCCAAGTAAGGATGATAAAGATGCTGCTTATAATACTACTGCGGTAGTCATTCATGATAAGCAACTTTCTCTATTCTTCCTCATCGTTTCAGTTGCTGTTGTGggattttttatatattttgcaCCATTAGTTTATGGtgatatttcattaacaCCAGAGCAAGTTCAAAGTAGAAAGTGGTTTAACTTAAAATTACATTTCgctaaataa